The sequence CATAAGTGCTCCAACATTACATTCATTTTCCTGCTGATGATTATTATATAAAACCAAGATCTGACAAATTATATCAAAtactatatacatatatacagtatatttatttataaataattatttaaatatataatttgtatAATATATGTTATGTATGTTTAGTCTGTAAAAGAGCAGGACTATAATTGGTGATGAAGACAGTATACCTTAATACAGATATAACTTTCAGTGACCTTTGCATCCGTTACACTTGATTTATGTTTCCTACTTCTTGTCCTGCAGTCCACCACATTCCAGAAATCATCAGTCACTGATATCTAGTACTATGGAATAAAGAATAACCTCTTGTTATGCAGCCTGTCTTAGCAATTAAACAGCTTTTTTGGGCTTACATTTCCACTTGCAAGCATTCCATCTATGGTTCATGGCAAAGGACAAAACAACAGTATCCATCAGTGAGACAGCTTCCTCTGAAACTAGTGTGTCTGATCAGATATACAGTTGTAAGAAATGTCACACGTCCTGTTTGTCCAAATCCTGTGATCTTCCAAATGATGGATTCAGTTACATTCACAATACATCGAGAGTATTCTCAAGGTTAATAAGTGTTCTGTTTAGTAAGTGTGAAGATCTAAATAATCGTACAGTGTGTGTTGTCAAAAAAATAACTGCAGCTAACAGGAAATTGTGCAGTTTTCAATCTTGTTCTGATCTTGATGATTTTAGAGATTTTTAATGAGGAACATGTAAACGCTTCAAACCTTCCTGTATTATATTCATGGTATGGATGTAGATAACATGAAATTCAGTACTTCTGGTATCTGgatttactgtatatgatcTAAAAAACATTCGACTCGTTTTTTAAGCATTGTAATGGGGACTAGAAACACTTAAAATGTATAAGAAATGTTAACCACTTACCAACTACATTTAGTcctgcatttatgcatttcacAGATGCTCACGAGATTTTTATTTACAGGTTACAAGAACCCAAGTTTACATTTTCTGCTGCTACATTAATTCCTTTAAACATTATGATGtagtttaaaatgtaataccagtacattaaacatgtttgtgttAATGACGCAAACATAGCTTTCCCCTGAAACTTTTAAAACTCACTTTACAGGGTCAAAGAGACATAGGTGCACTTTGAAAGGCCTTTACAGCATGTAGTAGCACTCAAGCCTTTGGCCTGATGAGAAGGAGAGGTTGAGACATTGAGAACAAAAAGAACTGATGCATGCTCTCAGGGCTCGAGTACTAGGCTGCAGCTGGAGAGTATGAGGACCATGAAACCTTAATGGCTAAAAATAAGAAACAATGGAGACTGTAAGAGGTCATTACTCAGACTGTCATAGCACACAGCACCTGCGCTCTCCACTGCTAATGCTTCAAACAGTCCAGAGATAGAGACATTCGATTTGGATGTGCAAGATGCCTTTTTGTGACTTATGGCAAGATTCTGTGGCAAATTGGAATGATATGGAATCAATCTCTGAAAAACAATCTATAGCCTACCTTTTTTTCTGATATCAATGAAACTAAGACATTTTCATTCACAGAAAGATAAAGAACAATCCGATTATTTGGCGTAAATCTCCTTTAAACATGGAACGTTTCAAAGATTTATCCTAGattctttaaaacaaatatgaatatGGGGCTGCTGCATGTACAGTAGGGCTATGCAAAACCCAGTAAGTCTTTGAAGTGctccaaaaaatgtattatgcagCTGCCATTGAGTCTTACTATCTGTCACAAACTGTTTGAGGTTAGCAGCTCATGAGGGCTTCAGCAGAAATATAGGAGTGACAGAGATATGGAACAACATCAGTCATACACCATACATTAGGTTTCAAATGAACACTTACCAAATGCTATAGCTGACTAACTCAAATGTTACTTGCAGGTCAGCAGGGAATGTTAAACTGTACCCTATTTCATGTCTAAATCAAATGGAAAGAGAATACCATAGAAAGAGTCATATGAGACAGAattaaataatcattcaaaatTAAGACAATTAAGACAAGCTTTTAATAAACAGCTGTATACTTGGTCTACAGTGTAGTATTCatctccactgtgattggatcAGTCAATATTGGACCACTTTGTTCATCCTTTGTTACAAACCGTTTAGAACACTATGATTCTTAATTGGTTTAACATTAAGAAAAACTCAACAAAGGGCATCATACTGCTTAACACTACTGACTACTGAAGTAGTTAaagtaaaaacataaataaatgtgaaatattttggTTCGGATTGGCCAGCCATCCAAACAATTTACTTACAAATGATTGTATGGAATCAAACtgcatgttttgtatgatcGTTGTGTCTTGGCTTAGAAATGatagatttttttaagttgtataAATTTGAAAATATATCTGATCAATATTTTGTGTCCAGTCATAGCAAGTAGCCGTGTTATAAGCCGGGTAATGTAGAACCAGCCCATTGTTTTCACAgaatgaagtgaaagtgacctatttgtcagatatggtgacccatacccgaaatgtgacttctgcatttaacccatccagtgagtagtgaacacgcacagcaagtcgtgaacacatgtacacccggagcagtgggcagctatcattGCAGCGCACGGGGAGCAAGTGGgagtaaggtgccttgctcaagggcacctcagtcgttacccgccggccctgagaatcgaaccggcaacctagagtccgactctctaaccattaggccacgactgccctaatatgcccttttcacatgacgtcacgcatcttccgttctgccgcgaagcagtgtatcattacttccgctagcactccagttcataaggtggcggtaatgcacctataaactgatttgccaaccgccagtaaaactcaagaagaagaagaagttacttccgttTACcaagtttaccaagtggcttgcacatctgcaacaaatacgtctagatgatgtacaacatcTTGCAGACAacttttcgctaacgacaagatcaaagctagagaaaggatacaaattcttctttgaacagtacctgtttgattatgaaggtaagtgttttgttttctttttgtgttagcgaaggtgataggataagtacttgactacgtgttctgtcagttttttttctcactgttgttaaattccagcgcgaaggcaaaacggaagttcttcttcttcttcttcttgtttgttgcaagacggatgttatgatacactgctttgcaaaaaggcggaagttaagtgacatcattgtgaaaagggcgtataacCCGATCAGTGTGATAAGAGATCCTCCTGATCATCCTGTCAGGGTTTACACTGTATACCAACCAGCTGGCTGTTCATTGTCATTTccatatatacaataaatataaatattattttagcaattattttaaagggacaggttTTACTAGCAATATTCTGTCATTTCTGGTAGGAGGAATTAGGAAAAAGAACATGAGAGGTTTGTCAATGTGTTTAGGTCATACAGCATTCccaatgcaaaacaaaatataatacaatataatcaTGTTGTTCCAAGGAAGATGTTTTTTCTCAATACAAATGCACAAACTAACATTCAATCAATTATTCACAAACTCTATCACTATTTCCAGTTGGAAAGTCAATTGTGTGAACAAAAGCTCTGTGTCTGTTCGTTCATTCCTGTGTTTTCGTCTCTTACAAAGTGGCTGTGAGGAGAGATGCTGTCAGCAGCAggtattactgccgcaaacctTGTCTACAGTATCTTATTatcttttctttcatatttctatttgtagtttttttctTGTCGCTGGACTCTTGGGCTGTCAGATATTTTGTCATGGTTTTTCTGCCTGTTTCGTGGAGTTGTTGGAGGTCTGAAGCCTGTCAAGGCATCTCTCTCAAACAGTATGAAGAAAAAGCAGCTGATTAATTCGCTGTGATTATCCTTGATCCCTTCTGAGAGCAGCATGTTCTTCGCTGGATTGTGCGGGTTTGAGAAGTGTCTCTCAAGTTCTCTGATGTCTTAAAAGCTTTGTCACAAAGCCCATGATTATATGCTTTCATGTCATGTTTTAGACTTCCTATTAGGCATGCTATACCAACAGAGGTGTGTTTGTCAGGGAGATCTGTATGTGTATGCTGAGAGATTTTAGGATTTTCTCATTTGTAATGATGTATTGTAAGTGTATTATGATTTACAAGTCTCCTCTTAAATATGACTGATTTgatgtaataaatataacactCCACATGCCCTTAGATTTGCTGAAGCAAGGCCATTTTTAATGAACATCATAAAACAGTTCTAACCTACACTCATATTTAACACACTattctttcattgttttttaGACAACAGATAGTCACCAATCATGGCTCTACAAACacatcacttattttttctGGAAGTGTACTCAACACTGATTTTTCATCACTTTGATCAAAGGTTTACACAAAGTCCACCAATAACATCTAAGGACATTTGAATAGCTCTGAcactgaatataaataaatacacattcgTGTACAGTATAACACATCTTGCCCAGGCGTTTTAATACACCTGGCTATCAGTCACTTAATATTCCCCACTGTCGTACCTGAATGGATGTGGCATACGTTCAGGGTAATTGTTTGAGCTGTAGCTGCTGTAGCGATAGCCCTCAAAGTTTTCAGCCCTATCAATTTTAGATGGTAGTGTGTCCTGGTACGACAGGGAAGATTTGATCACTCCCGAATCCTCAGGACTCTTCAAGTCAGGGTAGGAGGTAGGAGAGGCTTCTTCCAAGAGCGAGTTACAGTTAGCCAGGCCTTTCATGTCATAGATGTTCTCCCCATACTTGACAACAGATGGCTTAGGGCATGGCTGGTAGGACACTTTTGTTGTGGTGGTTATAATGGTCTGCAGCGCTGCTGGGGTGGCAGGGGCAGGTCCTGTGTACCTACATGGGTAGTCGCTGTTGTAGTAGTGGTGATTGGCGTTGGTTGGCAGCTGGGCATAGTCCCCTCGCTCCCCATAGGCACCTTTGCTAAAAATCTGCTTCCAACCATGGTGTTTTCCATTGGTGTCTGCATAGCTCCGCTCGTGGCTACCTAATGGACTCGTGCCATGAGACACTCCACTCAGATTAGGTACAGATTTATTAGATTCGCTCTCCATTTGTGGACTAGCAGGGTCCTTGTACAAGGCTGCCGTATAAGGGCTGGAGCCTAAGTATCCTGGAACTGCAAAATCATAACCACAAGGGGGTCGAGTCATATAGAGACGATGGTTGGCAGGCTTCTGCATTCCTGGAGAATCCGCCATAGGTGCTGCAGGGTGCGTGTCGTAAGTGAATTTGTAGGGCTCTGGGTTCTGGAACGGAGGGTAGTGTTGGGTCTGGATTGGGAAATTGGACTCTGCAATGATGCTGAAGCGGTCTGGGCCCTCCATAGTGAGCTGATGGATATTTGGAAAGGCCATGTCATGGTAGCGCCCAGGCTGGTGATAAAGAAAAAGTTTCTTCATCTGCAAATGACCCTTTGCAGGACTTAATACGGTATATTTGCTtatagggacagttcacccataaataaaaattctgtcattacttactcaccctcaaggtgtttcaaacctgtataaatttggaagaatgtaagcaattttcatccactaccatagtaggaaaaaaatattgcatttttttgttctatgatcacaaaatgagatgttttcaagaatttaggaaaacaaacagttctggggcacttttaactGCCAtttaattttccctactatgaatgatgtcccggaactgaaaaatattcttccaaatatctttctctgtgttcatcagaacaaactgATTTATACAGGCATAAAATTAAAcgagggtgaactgtccctttaactattAACACAGCATTTTGTCAACAAATAAATTATGTCATTCTCTGTAAATCACTCCCACAcagaagaaatatatttttgcctTGACATACTCTTTAATTACACCTTCACACCTAACATGCCCCacattttgtgtatttctgATCAACTACATGCATTatgaaatatgtgtgtgtgataccTCTGGCTCCGCCAGTCTTCTTTTCTGTGAGAAGTTAGGTGAAGACATTCTTCGTTTCACTGCGCTCCTTCTTGCCTCTGTTTCAGACTTACTCTCTGGTCTGGGGTGATCATGGACCCCTTTAGCCTTATAAAACGATACAGACAAAATTTTAAAATCTAACAATAGTACTGCCACAGTGCCATAGTACTTAAAAATCCTAAAGATGTCTAAATGTATatttagaaatgtatttaaataaaacaatgaccATTTTACAAACTGTAACAGTTCTATTAGAAAGTAGCAAAAGACCAATCTctgtgattaaaaatgaaaagacttTACAAAAAGGTTAGTTCATCCAAAATTAATTAATccaacataaactaacaatgaacaatacttctacagtatttttttaataaaacatttttgttaacattagtttatgcacaaatgcacacattaaCAGAgagtaataaaaatgcaaaaacgaTATTGCTTCATGTTAGCAAATTGTTAAATTTGTTACAAAAAAAGACTATTTATCAGAAGACATGCCTGTGATTGGACACTTAAATCTTTTGTTGGCGTAACCTAaaattcgcttaataggactaggtgttacaatcccactataataataataataataattaattataatatatatttaaattatattcagtgatatgaaataatatttttgccAGCAGTAACTCAAGCGAAAAAATAACttttgcattatttaacaaaacatgaTTAATGAACAATTTCACACACCTGGAAAAAAATGGCCTTTCCATCTACTCTCCAAAAATTGGTAACTGGATATCCGCTGTGACCTCGGCATGGAATCAACTCAAGAGCCGAATTACAACTTGGACAaagcttttctgaaaaaaaaacaattataaaatacatttgatgAACATGTAACAGAGCAACAGATTATTAGGTTTTTTCTTTTCCATGTTTGGGCCTTTGAGCTTCAAATCTCAAAGTGCTTTCTAAGTGAGCCAAAGATTCAAGGTCATGGGTGAGAGAGTCATAATCTCTACTGACAGAACAGGGTCATTCAGCGATCCAGAGTGGACGGGATCTATGAGACTATTAGACTCATTAGACTGTGTTCCATATATTCAAAACaaagttttctaaaaaaaaaacatgctttacagACAGGGTAGCCTTTTAATCTTCCATACTTAaaaatatctacagtatatggtgTTTCGAAAACCT comes from Triplophysa rosa linkage group LG23, Trosa_1v2, whole genome shotgun sequence and encodes:
- the gcm2 gene encoding chorion-specific transcription factor GCMb isoform X1; the encoded protein is MKLTWDINDPKLPQDTKQFDAFQEWTDGYVRYIYSSEDKNAQRHLSGWAMRNTNNHNCQILKKSCLGVVVCSRNCSLPDGTKLQLRPAICDKARQKQQKKLCPSCNSALELIPCRGHSGYPVTNFWRVDGKAIFFQAKGVHDHPRPESKSETEARRSAVKRRMSSPNFSQKRRLAEPEPGRYHDMAFPNIHQLTMEGPDRFSIIAESNFPIQTQHYPPFQNPEPYKFTYDTHPAAPMADSPGMQKPANHRLYMTRPPCGYDFAVPGYLGSSPYTAALYKDPASPQMESESNKSVPNLSGVSHGTSPLGSHERSYADTNGKHHGWKQIFSKGAYGERGDYAQLPTNANHHYYNSDYPCRYTGPAPATPAALQTIITTTTKVSYQPCPKPSVVKYGENIYDMKGLANCNSLLEEASPTSYPDLKSPEDSGVIKSSLSYQDTLPSKIDRAENFEGYRYSSYSSNNYPERMPHPFRYDSGEY
- the gcm2 gene encoding chorion-specific transcription factor GCMb isoform X2, which gives rise to MSKSSDQFDSSDCVCSFGMKLTWDINDPKLPQDTKQFDAFQEWTDGYVRYIYSSEDKNAQRHLSGWAMRNTNNHNCQILKKSCLGVVVCSRNCSLPDGTKLQLRPAICDKARQKQQKKLCPSCNSALELIPCRGHSGYPVTNFWRVDGKAIFFQAKGVHDHPRPESKSETEARRSAVKRRMSSPNFSQKRRLAEPEPGRYHDMAFPNIHQLTMEGPDRFSIIAESNFPIQTQHYPPFQNPEPYKFTYDTHPAAPMADSPGMQKPANHRLYMTRPPCGYDFAVPGYLGSSPYTAALYKDPASPQMESESNKSVPNLSGVSHGTSPLGSHERSYADTNGKHHGWKQIFSKGAYGERGDYAQLPTNANHHYYNSDYPCRYTGPAPATPAALQTIITTTTKVSYQPCPKPSVVKYGENIYDMKGLANCNSLLEEASPTSYPDLKSPEDSGVIKSSLSYQDTLPSKIDRAENFEGYRYSSYSSNNYPERMPHPFRYDSGEY